A window of Nicotiana tabacum cultivar K326 chromosome 24, ASM71507v2, whole genome shotgun sequence contains these coding sequences:
- the LOC107814939 gene encoding uncharacterized protein LOC107814939, with amino-acid sequence YEFVPSGTSDKIGTIQRRLAWPLRKDDTHKSRNDNLSGIIDQPLEDGDTALHLTCLYGHLHCVQLLLERGASLEAKDEDGAIPLHDACLVVCLAVHGDSPTSTVLSTLNVKRMLDSVDPLHHAARDEHANVVRLLLASGACPTRSNM; translated from the exons TATGAGTTCGTCCCTTCGGGGACATCCGATAAAATTGGAACGATACAGAGAAGATTAGCATGGCCCCTGCGCAAGGATGACACGCACAAATCGAGAAATG ATAATTTGAGTGGTATCATTGATCAACCTCTTGAAGATGGGGACACTGCTCTTCATCTAACATGTTTGTATGGCCATCTCCATTGTGTGCAG CTATTGTTAGAGAGGGGAGCTTCTTTGGAGGCTAAGGATGAAGATGGAGCAATCCCATTGCATGATGCTTGTCTGGTGGTATGTCTTGC GGTACACGGAGATAGCCCAACATCAACAGTGCTCTCGACCCTGAATGTGAAGAGGATGTTGGACTCTGTTGAT CCTCTCCATCATGCTGCCAGAGATGAACATGCAAATGTCGTCAGATTATTACTAGCTTCAGGGGCTTGTCCTACTAGGAGCAATATGTAG
- the LOC107814980 gene encoding uncharacterized protein LOC107814980 — translation MAVQRGRNGMMGEEEEEEGAIFGQEIEVEEPNDVPPHLLNLFDAAENGNLDALRNALDNLSGSIDQPLEDGDTALHLTCLYGHLPCVQLLLERGASLEAKDEDGAIPLHDACAGGYTEIAQLLINSAPDPECVKRMLDSVDVEGDSPLHHAARGEHVTVVRLLLTLGSSPTRTNIYGKTPGELAESDGEARKILEEAARPVPSH, via the exons ATGGCAGTACAAAGGGGACGTAACGGTATGATGggtgaagaggaagaagaagaaggagctaTTTTCGGACAGGAAATTGAGGTGGAGGAGCCCAATGATGTCCCTCCTCATCTGCTCAACCTCTTCGATGCTGCCGAGAATGGAAACCTCGACGCCCTCCGCAATGCCCTTG ATAATTTGAGTGGCAGCATTGATCAACCTCTTGAAGATGGGGACACTGCTCTTCATCTAACATGTTTGTATGGCCATCTCCCTTGTGTGCAG CTATTGTTAGAGAGGGGAGCTTCTTTGGAGGCTAAGGATGAAGATGGAGCAATCCCATTGCATGATGCTTGTGCTGGCG GATACACGGAGATAGCCCAACTGCTGATCAACAGTGCTCCTGACCCTGAATGTGTGAAGAGGATGTTGGACTCTGTTGATGTAGAAGGTGATTCG CCTCTTCATCATGCTGCCAGAGGTGAACATGTAACTGTCGTCAGGTTATTACTGACTTTAGGGTCTTCTCCTACTAGGACCAATATATATGGAAAG ACCCCCGGTGAGCTTGCTGAATCTGATGGTGAAGCTCGAAAAATCTTAGAAGAAGCCGCACGTCCTGTTCCTAGCCATTAG
- the LOC107814969 gene encoding UDP-glycosyltransferase 73C3, translating into MAAQKSQVHFVLVPLMSPGHLIPMVDLAKLLAQHGVIVSIISTPLNTIRFKSGIDHSVKSGLQIRILELEFPAVQAGLPKGCENMDSLPSRHSIKDFFVAASMLQKPFEELFSDLKPSPSCIISGKNMAWTVDSACKFRVPRIFFDGMGCFSSTCTQKLQSSKVHEVVSKFEPFVVPGLAHRIELTKSQLPENLNPGSPDLVDVRNKMVAAESISDGIIVNTFEELELEYVQEFKKIKGGKVWCIGPVSACNKSESEKAARGKTVSLDENQCLKWLDLQQPNSVVYASLGSICGLTCSQLVELGLGLEASNRPFIWVLRGGEKSKELEKWIEEERFEERIKGRGFLIKGWSPQILVLCHPSVGAFLTHCGWNSTLEGCCSGLPIITCPLFAEQFINEKLITEVLYTGVSVGVKAAVTWGMEEKSGLVMKRGDVKNAIDKIFDKGVEGEDRRRKAKEIAKMAKRALEEGGSSYLNIEALIQDIMQQSLSSVEASSL; encoded by the coding sequence ATGGCTGCTCAAAAGTCTCAGGTTCACTTTGTCCTTGTACCCTTAATGTCCCCTGGTCATCTCATCCCTATGGTAGACTTAGCTAAATTGTTAGCACAACATGGTGTAATTGTTTCTATAATTTCTACACCCCTTAACACCATCAGATTCAAATCAGGTATTGATCACTCTGTCAAATCAGGCCTTCAGATCAGAATACTTGAACTCGAATTTCCAGCTGTACAAGCCGGTTTGCCCAAGGGATGTGAGAATATGGATTCCTTACCTTCTCGCCATTCGATTAAGGATTTCTTTGTAGCTGCTAGCATGTTGCAAAAACCATTTGAAGAATTGTTCAGTGATCTTAAGCCTAGTCCTAGCTGCATAATATCTGGGAAAAACATGGCCTGGACAGTCGATAGTGCATGTAAGTTTAGAGTTCCTAGGATTTTCTTTGATGGTATGGGCTGTTTTTCTTCTACATGCACACAGAAATTGCAGAGTTCTAAAGTTCATGAGGTTGTCTCCAAGTTTGAGCCTTTTGTAGTACCCGGTTTGGCTCATAGAATAGAGCTGACTAAATCACAATTGCCTGAAAATCTAAATCCAGGCTCACCAGATTTGGTCGACGTTCGCAATAAGATGGTTGCTGCTGAATCCATCTCAGATGGGATTATTGTCAATACTTTTGAGGAACTAGAACTTGAATATGTTCAAGAATTCAAAAAGATCAAAGGTGGGAAAGTCTGGTGCATTGGCCCTGTTTCAGCTTGCAACAAATCGGAATCCGAAAAGGCTGCAAGAGGCAAAACTGTCTCTTTAGATGAGAACCAATGCCTGAAATGGCTTGACTTGCAACAACCAAACTCAGTGGTTTATGCCAGTCTTGGAAGCATCTGTGGCCTCACATGTTCACAACTTGTAGAACTTGGTTTAGGTTTGGAAGCATCAAATAGGCCATTCATATGGGTATTGAGAGGAGGGGAGAAGTCTAAAGAGTTAGAGAAATGGATTGAAGAAGAAAGATTTGAAGAAAGGATTAAAGGAAGAGGCTTTTTAATAAAAGGCTGGTCTCCTCAGATTCTTGTATTGTGTCATCCATCTGTTGGTGCTTTCTTAACACATTGTGGTTGGAATTCAACTCTAGAAGGATGCTGCTCTGGCTTGCCTATAATAACTTGTCCATTGTTTGCTGAGCAGTTTATTAATGAGAAATTGATAACAGAAGTGTTATACACTGGTGTTAGTGTGGGAGTCAAGGCTGCTGTTACATGGGGAATGGAGGAGAAATCAGGCTTAGTAATGAAGCGCGGAGATGTAAAGAATGCCATTGACAAGATCTTCGATAAGGGTGTAGAAGGAGAAGATCGACGTAGAAAGGCAAAAGAGATTGCTAAGATGGCAAAGAGGGCTTTAGAAGAAGGTGGCTCATCTTACCTTAACATAGAGGCTTTGATTCAAGATATTATGCAACAAAGTTTGAGCAGTGTTGAGGCAAGTTCTTTATAG
- the LOC107814959 gene encoding UDP-glycosyltransferase 73C3-like (The RefSeq protein has 1 substitution compared to this genomic sequence), with amino-acid sequence MATQVHKLHFILFPLMAPGHMIPMIDIAKLLANRGVITTIITTPVNANRFSSTITRAIKSGLRIQILTLKFPSVEVGLPEGCENIDMLPSLDLASKFFAAISMLKQQVENLLEGINPSPSCVISDMGFPWTTQIAQNFNIPRIVFHGTCCFSLLCSYKILSSNILENITSDSEYFVVPDLPDRVELTKAQVSGSTKNTTSVSSSVLKEVTEQIRLAEESSYGVIVNSFEELEQVYEKEYRKARGKKVWCVGPVSLCNKEIEDLVTRGNKTAIDNQDCLKWLDNFETESVVYASLGSLSRLTLLQMVELGLGLEESNRPFVWVLGGGDKLNDLEKWILENGFEQRIKERGVLIRGWAPQVLILSHPAIGGVLTHCGWNSTLEGISAGLPMVTWPLFAEQFCNEKLVVQVLKIGVSLGVKVPVKWGDEENVGVLVKKDDVKKALDKLMDEGEEGQVRRTKAKELGELAKKAFGEGGSSYVNLTSLIEDIIEQQNHKEK; translated from the exons ATGGCAACTCAAGTGCACAAACTTCATTTCATACTATTCCCTTTAATGGCTCCAGGCCACATGATTCCTATGATAGACATAGCTAAACTTCTAGCAAATCGCGGCGCCATCACCACCATCATCACCACTCCAGTAAACGCCAATCGTTTCAGTTCAACAATTACTCGTGCCATAAAATCCGGTCTAAGAATCCAAATTCTTACACTCAAATTTCCAAGTGTAGAAGTAGGATTACCAGAAGGTTGCGAAAATATTGACATGCTTCCTTCTCTTGACTTGGCTTCAAAGTTTTTTGCTGCAATTAGTATGCTGAAACAACAAGTTGAAAATCTCTTAGAAGGAATAAATCCAAGTCCAAGTTGTGTTATTTCAGATATGGGATTTCCTTGGACTACTCAAATTGCACAAAATTTTAATATCCCAAGAATTGTTTTTCATGGTACTTGTTGTTTCTCACTTTTATGTTCCTATAAAATACTTTCCTCCAACATTCTTGAAAATATAACCTCAGATTCAGAGTATTTTGTTGTTCCTGATTTACCCGATAGAGTTGAACTAACGAAAGCTCAGGTTTCAGGATCGACGAAAAATACTACTTCTGTTAGTTCTTCTGTATTGAAAGAAGTTACTGAGCAAATCAGATTAGCCGAGGAATCATCATATGGTGTAATTGTTAATAGTTTTGAGGAGTTGGAGCAAGTGTATGAGAAAGAATATAGGAAAGCTAGAGGGAAAAAAGTTTGGTGTGTTGGTCCTGTTTCTTTGTGTAATAAGGAAATTGAAGATTTGGTTACAAGGGGTAATAAAACTGCAATTGATAATCAAGATTGCTTGAAATGGTTAGATAATTTTGAAACAGAATCTGTGGTTTATGCAAGTCTTGGAAGTTTATCTCGTTTGACATTATTGCAAATGGTGGAACTTGGTCTTGGTTTAGAAGAGTCAAATAGGCCTTTTGTATGGGTATTAGGAGGAGGTGATAAATTAAATGATTTAGAGAAATGGATTCTTGAGAATGGATTTGagcaaagaattaaagaaagagGAGTTTTGATTAGAGGATGGGCTCCTCAAGTGCTTATACTTTCACACCCTGCAATTGGTGGAGTATTGACTCATTGCGGATGGAATTCTACATTGGAAG GTATTTCAGCAGGATTACCAATGGTAACATGGCCACTATTTGCTGAGCAATTTTGCAATGAGAAGTTAGTAGTCCAAGTGCTAAAAATTGGAGTGAGCCTAGGTGTGAAGGTGCCTGTCAAATGGGGAGATGAGGAAAATGTTGGAGTTTTGGTAAAAAAGGATGATGTTAAGAAAGCATTAGACAAACTAATGGATGAAGGAGAAGAAGGACAAGTAAGAAGAACAAAAGCAAAAGAGTTAGGAGAATTGGCTAAAAAGGCATTTGGAGAAGGTGGTTCTTCTTATGTTAACTTAACATCTCTGATTGAAGACATCATTGAGCAACAAAATCACaaggaaaaatag